From a single Saimiri boliviensis isolate mSaiBol1 chromosome 7, mSaiBol1.pri, whole genome shotgun sequence genomic region:
- the CRADD gene encoding death domain-containing protein CRADD isoform X5 translates to MEARDKQVLRSLRLELGAEVLVEGLVLQYLYQEGVLTENHVQEINAQTTGLRKTMLLLDILPSRGPKAFDTFLDSLQEFPWVREKLKKAREEAMTSLPAVL, encoded by the coding sequence ATGGAGGCCAGAGACAAACAAGTGCTCCGCTCACTTCGCCTGGAGCTGGGTGCAGAGGTATTGGTGGAAGGACTGGTTCTTCAGTACCTCTACCAGGAAGGAGTCTTGACGGAAAACCATGTTCAAGAAATCAATGCTCAAACCACAGGCCTCCGGAAAACAATGCTGCTGCTGGATATCCTACCTTCCAGGGGCCCTAAAGCATTTGATACATTCCTAGATTCCCTACAGGAATTTCCCTGGGTCAGGGAGAAGCTGAAGAAGGCAAGGGAAGAAGCCATGACCAGCCTGCCTGCAG